In a single window of the uncultured Dysgonomonas sp. genome:
- a CDS encoding TIGR00730 family Rossman fold protein has translation MKYISVFCGSSSGNESIFAEQAMLLGKRIARRGYGVIYGGAHVGLMGAVANGALEENGEVIGVIPEFLKQKELEHKRITKMHIVETMHERKALMSELSDAVIALPGGYGTMEELFEMLTWAQLALHKKPVGLLNTLGYYDPLVAMSEKMIEKGFLKDEYRGIMIVEDNVDTLLDKMELFVPLKNDKWFEVK, from the coding sequence ATGAAATATATATCGGTTTTTTGCGGTTCGTCATCAGGGAATGAGAGCATTTTTGCAGAACAGGCAATGTTGTTAGGTAAAAGAATAGCCCGTAGAGGATACGGCGTTATCTATGGAGGCGCACATGTAGGCCTGATGGGTGCTGTGGCCAATGGTGCATTGGAAGAAAATGGAGAAGTGATAGGTGTAATACCAGAATTCCTCAAACAGAAAGAATTGGAGCATAAAAGAATAACCAAGATGCATATCGTAGAGACGATGCATGAGCGTAAGGCTTTAATGAGCGAACTCAGTGATGCCGTAATAGCATTGCCCGGAGGTTATGGTACTATGGAGGAATTGTTTGAGATGCTTACTTGGGCACAATTAGCTCTGCATAAGAAACCGGTGGGATTGCTTAATACATTAGGATATTACGACCCTTTGGTGGCTATGTCCGAGAAGATGATAGAGAAAGGGTTTCTGAAAGATGAATACAGGGGTATTATGATAGTGGAAGATAATGTAGATACCCTGTTGGATAAGATGGAATTATTCGTGCCCCTTAAAAATGATAAATGGTTCGAGGTAAAGTAG
- a CDS encoding DoxX family protein, giving the protein MKILERNTDLGLLILRLSIGVLMLMHGIAKLMHGAGGIEQMLEASGLPAFIVYGVYVGEVIAPLFIILGLGTRVAAAIFAFNMIVAVGMAHGADLFALSEAGGWAIELPALYFFGAVALVFTGGGKYALSNKKLWD; this is encoded by the coding sequence ATGAAGATATTAGAAAGAAATACAGATTTAGGGTTGCTTATCCTTAGGTTGAGTATAGGGGTATTGATGCTGATGCATGGAATAGCCAAATTGATGCATGGCGCAGGTGGTATAGAGCAGATGCTCGAAGCCAGTGGGCTGCCGGCTTTTATTGTTTATGGTGTATATGTAGGGGAAGTAATAGCTCCGTTATTTATTATATTGGGTTTAGGTACACGTGTAGCAGCTGCTATATTCGCCTTCAATATGATAGTAGCGGTAGGGATGGCGCATGGTGCTGATCTGTTTGCTCTTAGCGAAGCAGGGGGCTGGGCTATCGAGTTGCCGGCTTTGTATTTCTTTGGTGCAGTGGCTTTGGTATTTACCGGTGGTGGTAAATATGCTCTTAGTAATAAGAAACTTTGGGATTAA
- a CDS encoding energy transducer TonB encodes MIHKNLILIIVLILNFSTLSAQNGVSVKLIPVEVELSNVIAPQFPGGEAELYKFLESNIRYPYLLVKIDMEGDLDIKFNIDKNGVVHDVEIMRGFDPVADDEVIRVVKAMPRWIPASVSGQPVKMEQKLTVSFKADEDLKKRAKEQRKKETNDNFYIGSLIINETGASEINTGEVAPDVISQSDTLLNRSPQFPGGKDALEAYLKSNLKYPKRAIQMGIEGRVIYNILISEQGEISRIGLFKGIFRDCNEEAFYLIKKMPKWIPGLKDGKPTPMEVMLPIPFVLPK; translated from the coding sequence ATGATACACAAAAACTTGATCCTTATAATTGTTTTAATTCTCAACTTTTCTACGCTTTCGGCGCAAAACGGAGTGTCGGTAAAGCTAATTCCGGTAGAAGTCGAATTGTCTAATGTTATAGCACCTCAATTTCCGGGAGGAGAGGCTGAATTGTATAAGTTTCTGGAGAGTAATATCAGGTATCCTTATCTCTTGGTAAAGATAGATATGGAAGGTGACCTCGACATAAAGTTCAATATAGATAAGAACGGAGTAGTGCACGATGTTGAAATAATGAGGGGATTTGATCCCGTTGCCGACGATGAAGTAATACGTGTGGTGAAAGCTATGCCCAGATGGATTCCGGCCTCCGTTTCGGGCCAGCCTGTAAAAATGGAGCAGAAATTGACTGTCAGTTTCAAGGCCGATGAAGATTTGAAGAAGAGAGCAAAAGAACAACGGAAAAAAGAAACGAATGATAATTTTTATATTGGTTCTCTCATAATAAATGAGACGGGTGCATCCGAAATTAATACCGGAGAGGTTGCCCCTGATGTAATTAGCCAATCAGACACCTTGTTAAATCGGTCGCCTCAGTTCCCCGGTGGAAAGGATGCTTTAGAGGCATATCTGAAGTCTAATCTGAAATATCCTAAGCGGGCTATTCAGATGGGTATAGAAGGGCGGGTTATATATAATATATTAATCTCGGAACAAGGGGAGATATCCCGGATAGGCCTATTCAAAGGTATATTCCGTGATTGTAACGAAGAAGCATTTTACCTGATAAAGAAGATGCCTAAGTGGATTCCCGGTCTTAAAGATGGTAAGCCTACACCGATGGAAGTAATGCTACCTATTCCTTTTGTATTACCGAAATAA
- the bcp gene encoding thioredoxin-dependent thiol peroxidase, translating to MALNIGDKIPDILGINQDEETVKSSDYAGQKLVLYFYPKDSTPGCTAEACSFRDNFSKLRKAGYQILGVSVDDEKAHKKFIEKQQLPFPLIADTDKKLVEAFGVWGEKTFMGRKFMGTFRTTFLIDESGVIEQIIGPKEIKTKEHAEQILKQL from the coding sequence ATGGCACTAAACATAGGGGATAAGATCCCGGATATATTAGGAATAAATCAAGACGAGGAAACCGTTAAATCCAGCGACTATGCGGGACAAAAACTGGTACTCTATTTTTATCCTAAAGACAGTACCCCCGGATGTACAGCAGAGGCGTGTAGTTTTAGGGATAATTTCTCGAAGTTGCGTAAGGCCGGATATCAGATACTTGGAGTAAGTGTAGATGATGAAAAGGCGCATAAAAAGTTTATCGAGAAGCAACAGTTGCCCTTCCCGCTTATTGCCGATACAGATAAAAAGCTGGTAGAGGCATTCGGTGTATGGGGTGAGAAAACGTTTATGGGACGAAAATTTATGGGAACTTTCCGTACAACATTCCTTATCGATGAATCAGGGGTTATCGAGCAAATAATAGGCCCTAAAGAGATAAAGACAAAAGAGCATGCGGAGCAAATATTAAAACAATTATAA
- a CDS encoding carboxypeptidase-like regulatory domain-containing protein, which translates to MKTRHKPIANSATLLLFLFFAIPLWTQVGVDYTSISGVVKDKRTKKIMEYVSVSVPGTNIGTITNADGEFTIKIKDDAHAKSIEISHIGYINYTLPIDDRNMNNVTILLTANENKLSEVVVHPTNPRELVKVAIQKIEENYSLNPNLLTGFYRETVKKGRNYINISEAVIDIYKSSYKEDIRKDKIQIFKGRKLISPKPSDTLVVKLLGGPTLAVYLDIVKNTDDILLDTETLDYYSYTMEESVMINERLHYIISFKPILILPYALYNGKYYIDKQTLTFSRADFSLNMDDRDKATQAILIKKPPKLHFKPEEISFTVTYREREGRSYLNYIRNDIRFKCDWKKRFFFFSTNYEVVSEMVVTDRKEENVANIPNKVAFKQNQSLSDKVSDFSDKNFWEDFNIIEPTESLESAVNKLKKKHE; encoded by the coding sequence ATGAAAACAAGACATAAACCTATTGCAAATTCAGCCACATTGCTCCTGTTTCTCTTTTTTGCAATTCCATTATGGACGCAGGTCGGTGTGGACTATACCTCTATAAGCGGGGTAGTGAAAGACAAACGTACTAAAAAGATAATGGAATATGTAAGCGTATCTGTTCCGGGCACAAATATCGGGACCATCACTAATGCCGATGGGGAATTTACAATCAAAATAAAAGATGATGCCCATGCAAAATCGATAGAAATATCCCATATCGGATATATAAATTATACACTGCCTATCGACGACAGGAATATGAACAATGTGACAATATTGCTTACGGCAAATGAGAACAAGCTGTCGGAAGTAGTTGTACACCCGACAAATCCGCGCGAACTGGTAAAAGTAGCTATTCAAAAAATCGAAGAAAACTATAGCCTCAATCCAAACTTGCTGACAGGGTTTTACCGGGAAACGGTAAAAAAAGGAAGGAATTACATTAATATTTCCGAAGCGGTTATCGATATTTATAAATCCTCTTACAAAGAAGACATACGAAAAGATAAAATACAAATATTCAAGGGTAGAAAGCTGATTAGCCCGAAGCCCAGCGATACACTTGTGGTAAAACTTCTCGGAGGTCCTACCCTGGCTGTTTATCTGGATATTGTAAAAAATACGGATGACATTTTACTGGACACCGAGACCCTGGACTATTACAGTTACACAATGGAAGAGAGTGTGATGATAAATGAGCGGCTTCATTATATTATCAGTTTTAAACCCATCCTAATCCTCCCATATGCTTTATATAATGGAAAATACTACATAGACAAACAGACTCTTACTTTTTCGAGGGCAGACTTCAGCCTGAATATGGATGACCGCGACAAAGCCACACAGGCAATACTTATAAAAAAACCGCCAAAACTACACTTCAAGCCGGAAGAAATATCATTCACTGTGACATATAGAGAGCGGGAAGGACGTAGTTACCTCAATTATATCCGTAATGACATTCGCTTTAAATGTGACTGGAAAAAGCGTTTCTTTTTCTTTTCAACCAACTACGAAGTGGTTTCCGAAATGGTAGTAACCGACCGCAAAGAGGAGAATGTAGCCAATATACCGAATAAAGTGGCATTTAAACAAAATCAGTCCTTATCGGATAAAGTCAGTGATTTCTCTGATAAAAACTTCTGGGAGGATTTCAACATTATAGAGCCTACCGAATCATTGGAATCAGCCGTAAACAAACTGAAAAAGAAGCATGAATAA
- a CDS encoding esterase, whose amino-acid sequence MKKTLFLLIVSIIFCTSVFSQQALWGGSEVVSPEVHGNNTVTFRLHAPNAKDVKISGDWLQQPVTMDKDEKGLWSYTTGPLRSDLYSYSFWVDSLKTDDPSNVYINRDVSTLSNIFIIGGGNGDLYKVNKVPHGSVTRRWYSSPGNDMERRITIYTPAGYETGNEKYPVLYLLHGMGGDEEAWMALGRTSQILDNLIAQGKAKPMIVVMTNGNVAQEAAPGESSLGFYKPSFMLPHTMDGKMEETFKDVIRFVEDSYRVVSDKSGRAIAGLSMGGFHSLHISRYYPDTFDYIGLFSPAIKPRPDVDSPVYKDIDTTLETQKKNGVKLYWIAIGKTDFLYKDVTDYRAKLDSLKFKYTYHESEGGHTWSNWRDYMIEFIPQLFK is encoded by the coding sequence ATGAAAAAAACACTGTTTCTGCTTATTGTAAGCATCATATTCTGCACAAGCGTATTTTCCCAGCAGGCTTTATGGGGAGGCTCTGAAGTTGTTTCTCCGGAGGTACATGGAAACAATACCGTAACTTTCAGGTTGCATGCACCTAATGCAAAGGACGTTAAAATATCAGGAGATTGGCTGCAACAGCCTGTGACTATGGATAAAGATGAAAAAGGCCTTTGGTCATATACGACCGGGCCGCTTCGTTCCGATCTTTACAGTTATTCTTTCTGGGTAGATAGTTTGAAGACGGATGATCCAAGCAATGTTTATATCAACAGGGATGTCTCCACCCTTTCCAATATATTTATAATTGGAGGAGGAAACGGTGATCTATATAAGGTAAATAAAGTTCCTCACGGTTCCGTGACACGCCGGTGGTATTCTTCTCCGGGAAATGATATGGAGCGCAGGATTACAATCTATACGCCTGCCGGATACGAAACCGGTAACGAAAAATATCCGGTGCTGTATCTGCTTCATGGCATGGGGGGTGATGAAGAGGCATGGATGGCTCTCGGTCGGACTTCCCAGATACTCGATAATCTGATCGCACAAGGTAAAGCAAAACCGATGATAGTGGTAATGACAAACGGGAATGTTGCTCAGGAAGCAGCACCCGGAGAATCGAGCCTTGGCTTTTACAAGCCGTCTTTCATGCTTCCGCACACAATGGATGGAAAGATGGAGGAGACCTTCAAAGATGTGATACGTTTTGTGGAAGACAGTTACCGGGTTGTAAGCGATAAATCGGGTAGGGCAATAGCGGGCCTTTCGATGGGTGGTTTTCATTCCTTGCATATTTCCCGATATTATCCCGATACGTTCGATTATATCGGTCTTTTCTCTCCTGCGATTAAGCCGCGGCCGGATGTAGACTCTCCTGTATATAAAGATATCGATACTACGCTGGAAACTCAGAAGAAGAATGGGGTAAAGCTATATTGGATTGCTATAGGAAAAACGGATTTCCTATATAAGGATGTAACCGATTACCGTGCTAAACTGGACAGCCTCAAATTCAAATATACTTACCATGAGAGTGAAGGCGGGCATACATGGAGCAATTGGCGTGATTATATGATAGAATTTATTCCGCAACTATTTAAATAG
- a CDS encoding AraC family transcriptional regulator, with product MELLYPQEHLTCYNYEKGERPTIEKINVKKGQKWKIFSIDNKAFFVQSGILRFSFGEFTEKTIVEGKIMLIPSGSQMDCFAEGDCTFIIIRLHNTKQLCDCFSLDVLLREKTDDFEPDLYYLDINERVESFLSFLDICMTDGLKCTYYFELKAKEFYFLLRAYYEKPALLAFFYPLLSKDISFSDLVIKNHYKARTVQELADMTHYSLSGFQKRFKKVFGVSAYHWMKDVRSKSIYHQINSTEKSFKEISDEYGFSSPSHFNDFCKVHFGTTPGRIRRKKAATKA from the coding sequence ATGGAATTATTATATCCACAGGAACATCTCACCTGCTATAATTACGAAAAAGGGGAAAGACCTACAATCGAAAAAATTAATGTAAAAAAGGGGCAAAAATGGAAAATATTTTCCATAGATAATAAAGCCTTTTTTGTACAGTCCGGCATCTTACGTTTTTCTTTTGGAGAATTTACAGAAAAAACCATTGTTGAAGGCAAAATAATGCTGATTCCTTCCGGTAGCCAGATGGATTGCTTTGCAGAAGGTGATTGTACTTTTATTATTATTCGTTTACATAATACAAAACAACTGTGCGATTGTTTTTCTTTAGATGTTTTGCTTCGGGAAAAGACTGATGATTTTGAGCCGGATTTATATTATTTAGATATAAATGAAAGGGTAGAGTCATTTCTTTCGTTTCTGGATATTTGTATGACCGATGGCTTGAAGTGTACATATTATTTCGAATTGAAAGCAAAAGAATTCTATTTCCTTTTGCGGGCCTATTACGAGAAGCCTGCTCTTTTAGCTTTTTTCTATCCCCTGCTCAGTAAGGATATTTCATTTTCTGATCTGGTTATAAAGAACCACTATAAAGCCAGGACTGTTCAGGAGTTAGCAGATATGACTCACTATAGTCTTTCCGGTTTTCAAAAACGATTCAAGAAAGTATTTGGCGTTTCTGCATATCATTGGATGAAAGATGTACGCTCAAAATCTATATATCATCAGATAAACAGTACAGAGAAATCATTTAAAGAAATAAGTGATGAGTATGGGTTTTCCTCACCTTCCCATTTTAACGACTTCTGTAAAGTACATTTTGGTACCACTCCAGGCAGAATCCGTCGAAAAAAAGCCGCAACAAAAGCCTGA
- a CDS encoding XRE family transcriptional regulator, which produces MEFKDRLKHLLEKEGVTAYRIWKDTAITKGTIANYIEGKTNPNKSNIAILAAYFKVNEEWLASGTGYMNRPEKVRGEEPYLTTKSGLKYYEMSNGKYRMRVPFIPVKAYAKYIDDCRDVEYVSDEFEEFDFIVDKIGHGRYFAFEIKGDSMDNDSKRSLSNGDIVLARELGKEHWRNKLHTEDFPNWVIVLNNTILCKQIISQDLEKGTIVCHSLNPSPEYTDFELKLDDVCQLCNIVQRMSSAF; this is translated from the coding sequence ATGGAATTTAAAGACAGGTTGAAGCATTTATTGGAGAAAGAGGGCGTCACCGCTTACCGTATCTGGAAAGATACAGCGATAACTAAGGGCACAATCGCCAATTATATAGAAGGTAAGACGAATCCCAATAAGTCAAATATTGCCATCTTGGCTGCATATTTTAAAGTAAATGAAGAGTGGCTTGCCAGTGGGACAGGTTATATGAACCGCCCTGAAAAAGTGCGGGGCGAAGAGCCATACCTTACCACTAAGTCGGGATTGAAGTATTACGAAATGTCGAACGGGAAGTACCGTATGCGTGTACCTTTTATTCCTGTAAAAGCCTATGCCAAATATATCGACGACTGCCGCGACGTGGAGTATGTAAGCGATGAATTCGAAGAATTTGACTTTATTGTAGACAAGATAGGGCATGGCCGCTACTTTGCTTTTGAGATAAAAGGTGATAGTATGGACAATGATTCTAAACGCAGCCTCAGTAATGGCGATATTGTCCTTGCCCGTGAGTTGGGCAAAGAGCATTGGCGCAACAAACTGCATACCGAAGATTTTCCGAACTGGGTAATTGTACTAAACAACACGATACTCTGCAAGCAAATAATAAGCCAGGATTTGGAAAAGGGTACTATCGTTTGCCATTCCCTGAATCCATCACCGGAATATACCGATTTTGAACTGAAGCTCGATGATGTCTGTCAGCTATGTAATATTGTGCAGCGGATGTCCAGTGCTTTTTAA
- a CDS encoding ACP phosphodiesterase yields the protein MNFLAHAYLSFGDPDILIGNMIADMVKGKQIEQYPERIRHGIHIHRHIDAYTDSHPVTLRAMEVFRSSAHKYAGPFLDVSYDHFLALDELSEPEEGWKEFAAKCYSQIEQYAEILPSKFCSMFMYMKSEDWFFNYRYNWMIERSFDRLQQRAAYLPDNAHIFTDFEKHYKEIADSYNEFFPDLKAYTQEISL from the coding sequence ATGAATTTTCTGGCACATGCATACCTGTCGTTCGGAGACCCTGACATACTGATTGGAAATATGATTGCCGATATGGTAAAGGGCAAACAAATAGAACAATATCCCGAACGGATACGGCATGGAATACATATACACAGGCACATTGACGCATACACCGACAGCCATCCTGTTACCTTGCGGGCAATGGAGGTATTCCGATCATCGGCACATAAATATGCAGGTCCGTTTCTGGATGTCTCTTACGACCATTTTCTGGCTTTAGATGAATTGAGTGAACCGGAAGAAGGCTGGAAAGAATTCGCAGCGAAATGCTATTCGCAAATTGAGCAATATGCTGAAATTCTGCCATCAAAATTCTGCAGTATGTTCATGTATATGAAAAGCGAGGACTGGTTTTTCAACTACCGCTACAACTGGATGATAGAGCGCAGCTTCGACCGGCTGCAACAGCGTGCTGCTTATCTGCCCGATAATGCGCATATATTCACCGATTTTGAAAAACATTATAAGGAAATAGCCGACAGCTACAATGAGTTCTTTCCTGACTTAAAGGCGTACACGCAAGAAATATCCTTATAG
- a CDS encoding immunity 17 family protein, translated as MDNLKDTVQDYYNQYPVILPLFCIAIGIFFLLACIFDWNWMFGDVNTTTYNLKKIDGLVNMFGRKTARVLTATGAIFIIILGIGLAIIILY; from the coding sequence ATGGACAACCTTAAAGACACAGTACAAGACTATTACAATCAATATCCGGTTATACTTCCTCTTTTTTGTATAGCAATAGGAATATTCTTTCTTCTGGCATGTATTTTCGACTGGAACTGGATGTTTGGAGACGTAAATACAACTACATACAATCTGAAAAAAATCGATGGATTGGTTAATATGTTCGGACGGAAGACTGCCCGCGTCCTGACAGCGACAGGAGCCATTTTCATCATAATACTTGGTATAGGTCTGGCTATTATAATTCTATATTGA
- a CDS encoding AI-2E family transporter translates to MTIKEKYWQYSLIIIILFMGVILFHYFSPLFSGILGASTVYILVRKQMFYLTDRKKFGKNLAASLILVEVVMCFLIPLAIAVWLLIEELQGINLNLTSSIESVQEVIAMVKERTGYNILSTDNLVSAAAYLPKIGQILIGSVSSFAVNSVVMLFVLYFMLIGGPQMEAYLNDLLPFNNENKKDVLREIDVMVKSNAIGIPLLASIQGIFATLGYIIFGVPDPILFGFLTCFATIIPIVGTMFIWLPLVIYMAITGDWLNAIGLTAYSLVVISNVDNLLRFILQKKIANTHPLITVFGVVIGLPVFGFWGVIFGPLFLSMFILLVDIFKRGYLDSGK, encoded by the coding sequence ATGACTATAAAAGAAAAATACTGGCAATATTCTCTGATTATTATTATCCTTTTTATGGGAGTGATTCTCTTTCACTATTTTTCACCGCTTTTTAGTGGAATATTGGGCGCATCGACTGTATATATTCTGGTAAGGAAGCAAATGTTTTATCTGACCGATAGGAAGAAATTCGGAAAGAATTTAGCAGCTTCGCTTATATTAGTTGAGGTGGTTATGTGTTTTCTTATACCTCTGGCCATCGCTGTGTGGTTACTTATTGAAGAATTGCAGGGGATAAACTTAAATCTTACCTCTTCGATAGAATCTGTCCAGGAAGTAATAGCCATGGTGAAGGAACGCACGGGTTACAATATATTGAGTACAGATAACCTGGTGAGCGCTGCCGCCTATCTGCCTAAGATCGGACAGATACTTATCGGTAGTGTGAGCAGTTTTGCCGTCAATTCGGTAGTAATGTTATTTGTTCTCTATTTTATGTTGATCGGAGGTCCGCAAATGGAGGCTTACCTGAATGACTTATTACCATTCAATAATGAAAATAAGAAGGATGTGTTGCGCGAAATAGATGTAATGGTAAAATCGAATGCCATAGGTATTCCTTTGCTGGCATCCATACAAGGTATTTTTGCGACGCTCGGTTATATCATCTTTGGAGTTCCCGATCCTATTCTTTTCGGGTTTCTTACATGCTTTGCCACTATTATTCCTATCGTGGGAACTATGTTTATCTGGTTGCCACTTGTTATTTATATGGCTATTACCGGGGATTGGTTGAATGCGATCGGCCTGACGGCTTACTCATTGGTTGTTATTTCTAATGTCGATAATCTGCTACGCTTTATCCTTCAGAAGAAGATTGCAAATACGCATCCGCTGATTACCGTATTTGGTGTTGTGATAGGATTGCCCGTCTTTGGGTTCTGGGGTGTTATCTTTGGCCCGTTGTTCCTGTCAATGTTTATACTGTTGGTCGATATCTTCAAACGTGGCTATCTCGACAGTGGTAAGTAG
- the recA gene encoding recombinase RecA produces MAEEKEKKAAPNTEKLKALQAAMDKIEKSYGKGSIMKMGDDKVDEISVIPTGSIALNAALGVGGYPRGRVIEIYGPESSGKTTLAIHAIAEAQKAGGIAAFIDAEHAFDRFYAEKLGVDIENLYISQPDSGEQALEIAEQLIRSSAIDIVVIDSVAALTPKAELEGEMGDSKMGLQARLMSQALRKLTAAINKTSTTCIFINQLRDKIGVMFGSPETTTGGNALKYYSSVRLDIRRIGQLKDGDEVKGSQTRVKVAKNKVAPPFRKAEFDIMYGEGISRSGEIIDLGAELGIIKKSGSWYSYNDTKLGQGREAAKDMVKDNPELAEELEGLIFAALQAKK; encoded by the coding sequence ATGGCAGAAGAGAAAGAAAAGAAAGCGGCGCCGAATACAGAGAAGCTTAAAGCTCTGCAAGCTGCAATGGATAAAATAGAGAAAAGCTATGGTAAAGGCTCGATAATGAAAATGGGAGATGATAAGGTCGACGAAATTTCTGTCATTCCTACAGGGTCTATCGCGTTGAATGCCGCTCTTGGAGTAGGAGGATATCCTCGTGGCAGGGTAATCGAGATATACGGACCTGAATCTTCCGGTAAAACAACATTGGCTATACATGCTATCGCCGAAGCTCAAAAGGCCGGAGGTATAGCAGCATTTATTGATGCAGAGCATGCTTTCGACCGCTTCTATGCAGAGAAATTGGGTGTTGATATTGAGAACCTCTATATATCTCAACCCGACAGTGGAGAGCAGGCCTTGGAGATTGCAGAACAGTTAATCCGCTCGTCGGCTATAGATATCGTAGTGATAGACTCTGTGGCTGCACTGACGCCAAAAGCTGAACTCGAAGGTGAAATGGGTGACTCTAAAATGGGGCTCCAGGCTCGTCTGATGTCTCAGGCGTTGCGTAAGCTGACGGCAGCTATCAATAAAACCAGCACTACATGTATATTTATTAACCAGTTGCGTGACAAAATCGGGGTTATGTTCGGTTCGCCGGAAACAACAACCGGAGGTAATGCGCTGAAATATTATTCATCTGTGCGTCTCGATATCCGTCGTATCGGGCAGCTAAAAGACGGAGATGAAGTAAAAGGCAGCCAGACCCGTGTAAAAGTAGCGAAGAATAAGGTTGCCCCACCATTCCGTAAAGCTGAATTCGACATCATGTACGGAGAGGGAATCTCCCGTTCCGGTGAGATTATCGATCTCGGTGCCGAACTAGGGATCATTAAGAAGAGCGGATCATGGTATAGCTACAATGATACTAAGCTGGGACAAGGACGTGAAGCGGCAAAGGATATGGTAAAAGACAATCCGGAACTTGCCGAAGAACTCGAAGGCTTGATATTTGCAGCCTTGCAGGCAAAAAAATAA
- a CDS encoding DUF4252 domain-containing protein, whose product MKIKVLITAILLLAGFATMHSQNNMFDRLSDNKDISTVYISKALLNMMPKMDVGAGGADIKSLAGKLEQLEIYSSQSKDAAKLIRMEFEGLTKSKTYETLMAIKDKGDNITFYARKEKDNFKDLIMFINEPEECTVIRIMGTFTAEDVQKVMNSSNKK is encoded by the coding sequence ATGAAAATAAAAGTACTCATTACAGCAATATTACTCCTGGCCGGCTTTGCTACTATGCATTCGCAGAACAATATGTTCGACAGGCTTTCGGATAATAAGGACATATCCACTGTCTATATCTCCAAGGCATTGCTCAACATGATGCCGAAGATGGATGTGGGCGCCGGAGGTGCAGATATAAAATCACTAGCCGGCAAACTCGAACAACTGGAAATATACAGCAGCCAGAGTAAAGACGCGGCAAAACTCATCAGAATGGAATTTGAAGGGCTTACAAAGAGTAAAACATACGAGACCCTGATGGCAATCAAGGATAAAGGCGATAATATAACTTTTTATGCCCGCAAGGAAAAGGATAACTTCAAAGACCTGATAATGTTCATCAACGAGCCCGAAGAATGTACGGTCATCCGTATCATGGGTACTTTCACGGCAGAAGACGTACAAAAAGTGATGAACAGCAGCAACAAAAAATAA